In the genome of Streptomyces sp. SAI-127, the window GGGCCGGCACCCCCGGCTGTCATGACCGTATAGCGATACGGGCATGACAGCCGGGGGTACTCGGCGTTACCTTCTTGCAGGCGAGGGCGGTGCGAGGAGGAGAGTCCGTGAAGTCGAGGGGCGAGCGGCACATAGGTCTGCTGAACGGCTTCGCCGCGTATGGCATGTGGGGTCTCGTCCCGCTCTTCTGGCCGCTGCTCAAGCCCGCCGGGGCCGCGGAGATCCTCGCCCACCGGATGGTGTGGTCGCTCGTCTTCGTCGCCGTCGCGCTCATCGTCGTACGGCGCTGGGCGTGGGCCGGTGAGCTGCTGCGGCAGCCGCGTCGGCTGGCGCTGGTCGCCGTGGCCGCCACCGTCATCACCGTCAACTGGGGCGTCTACATCTGGTCCGTGAACAGCGGACATGTCGTCGAGGCATCCCTCGGGTACTTCATCAACCCGCTCGTCACCATCGCCATGGGCGTGCTGCTGCTCAAGGAGCGGCTGCGGCCCGTGCAGTGGACGGCGGTCGGGGTGGGCGCCGCCGCCGTGCTCGTCCTCACCGTCGGATACGGCCGGCCCCCGTGGATCTCCCTCACCCTCGCCTTCTCCTTCGCCACCTACGGACTGGTCAAGAAGAAGGTGAACCTCGGCGGCGTGGAGTCGCTGGCCGCCGAGACCGCGATCCAGTTCCTGCCCGCGCTCGGCTATCTGCTGTGGCTGAGTTCGCACGGCAACCTCAGCTTCGCCTCCGAGGGGCCGGGGCACGCGGCGCTGCTCGCCTCGACCGGCATCGTCACCGCGCTCCCCCTGGTCTGCTTCGGCGCGGCGGCGATCCGCGTGCCGCTGTCCACGCTGGGACTGCTCCAGTACCTGGCCCCGGTCTTCCAGTTCCTGCTCGGCATCTTCTACTTCGGCGAGGCCATGCCACCCGAGCGCTGGGCCGGGTTCGCACTGGTCTGGCTGGCGTTGACGCTGCTCACCTGGGACGCCCTGCGCACCGCGCGGACGCTCAGGAGGGAGATCACCAGGCCCAGCACCACCATGACGACGGGCACCGTCAGCGCCGTACGGAAGGCGGAGAGTCTGGCCTCGGGTCCGGAGTCGCCGGCCTCGCCCAGCGCCAGGCCGTAGACCGCCGTCACCGCGGAGATACCGATCGCCGAGCCGAACTGTGTCGCCGTGTGCAGCAGCCCGCCGGCCAGGCCCTGCTCGGACTCGGCCACCCCGTCCGTCGCCGCGATCGTCAGCGGCCCGTACGCCAGCGCGAAGGCGGTGCCCGCGATGATCAGCGTCGGGAACATCGCCAGGTAGGGCCAGTCCATGCCGACCGGCAGGAAGAGGCCGTAGGCGAGCACCGCCAGCAGGAAACCGCCGACGATCACGCGCGTGTTGCCGAAGCGGGCGACGAGCCGCGGCGTGAGGGTGGGCGCGAGGACCGCGTCACAGCCCATGATCACCAGGGCGATCGCGGTCTGCACCGAGGACCAGCCGCGCAGTTCCTGGAGATAGAGCGTCACCACGAACTGGAAGCCGAAGAAGGCGCCGACGAACAGCAGCGCCCCGAGGTCGGCCCGTACGACCGGTCCCGTGCGCAGGATCCCGAGCCGGACCAGGGGGTTCGCGGCCCTGCGTTCCACACCGACGAAGGCGGCCCCGAGCAGCAGCGCCCCGAGCCCGGACGCCGTCGTCGACCACCATGCGTCCAGGCCGTGTTCCAGGCGTACGACGGTGTAGGCGGCCAGCAGCATGGCGCCGGCGGCGGTCAGGGCGCCGAGCAGGTCGAAGCCGTGCCCGGTCGGCGTCGGGACGGGCCGGCGCGGGATCAGGCGGAAGGCCGCGAGGAGCAGGGCAGCGGCCATCAGCACGGGCGCGAAGAACACCCAGCGCCAGCCGAGCGCGGTGAGCAGGCCGCCGATCACCAGGCCGAGGGAGAAACCGCCGGCTCCGGTGCCGGCGAAGACCAGCAGGGCCTTGGTGCGCCGCGGGCCCTCCTCGTAGGAGGTGGTGATCAGGGACAGCGCGGCCGGGGTCATGAAGGCGGAGGAGACGCCGGTGACGAAGCGGGCGACCACCAGCATCCAGCCCTCGGTCGCCAGGCCCCCGAGGCCCGAGAAGGCGAGGAAGACCGTCAGCCAGATCAGGAACATCCGGCGGCGGCCGAGCAGGTCGGCCGCGCGCCCGCCCAGGAGGGTGAAACCGGCGTAGCCGAGCACATAGGCGCTCACCACCCAGGCCGCGGTGTCGGTCGCGAGCCCCAGATCGGACCGGATCGACGGGATCGCGACGGCCATCATCGCGATGTCGGCGCCCTCCAGGAAGATCGTTCCGCACAGGACGAGCAACAGCGCCCAGGCGCGTGCACCCATGACCACGCTCCCTCGGTAGGGGCTTACTCGACTGCAGACGGGCGGCGGAAGCCATTCAGGACACTACGGGACCTGATCCGCGGCTATAAGTGGCTCCATGACGCAGACCACACCCACACCCCTGCACTGGAAACTGGTCGTCGACGCCGGCGCCCCGCACGCACAGGCCGACTTCTGGGCCGCCGCTCTGCACTACGTGGTTGAGGACAACGACGCGCTCATCCAGCGGCTGCTGGAGCTCGGCGCGCTGCCGCGCGAGGCCACCGTCGAGTACCACGCGCGCCTCGCCTTCCGGGACCTGATCGCCGTACGGCATCCCGACGACCCGTACGACAAGGACAGCGGCACGGGCCTCGGCCGGCGGCTGCTGTTCCAGCGGGTGCCTGAGGCGAAGACGGTCAAGAACCGGCTCCATCTCGACGTGCACGCCGCCGACGGACAGCGGGCGGCCGAGGTCGAGCGGCTGACGGGACTCGGGGCGAGCGTGCTGCGGGAGGTGAAGGAGCAGGGCGGCGAATGGGTGGTGATGGCGGATCCCGAGGGGAACGAGTTCTGCGTGCAATGAGCCCTTGAGAGCGATGGGGTCCGTTATGCGAACAGGCGTGACCGGATTCCGCCCTTGACGGTGAGTCAGCCTCAGCTTCACGATCCAGGCACCCATTCGCTGTGGAATCCCTGTGACTTCAGGGATTCCCATGGAATTCGGAGCCCCCCACATGAAGCTCTCGGTTCCCGGACGCGTCACGGCCACCGCCGTCGTCGCCACCGTGTCCCTCCTGGCCGGCGGATCCATAGCCGGCGCGGCCCCCGCGGGACAGCCCGCGGTGGCCGCGGCCCCGGACATCCCGGTGGCCAACGTGAAGGCGCATCTGACGCAGCTGCAGTCCATCGCCACCGCCAACGGCGGCAACCGCGCGCACGGCCGCGCCGGTTACAAGGCCTCGCTCGACTATGTGAAGGCCAAGCTGGACGCCGCCGGATTCACCACGACGGTCCAGCAGTTCACCTCGTCCGGCCGCACCGGATACAACCTGGTCGCCGACTGGCCGGGCGGCGACACCAACCAGGTGGTCATGTCCGGCTCGCACCTCGACAGCGTGACGTCGGGCGCGGGCATCAACGACAACGGGTCCGGTTCGGCGGCCGTTCTGGAGACCGCGCTCGCCGTGTCCCGGGCCGGCTACCAGCCCACCAAGCATCTGAGATTCGCCTGGTGGGGCGCGGAGGAGCTGGGCCTGGTCGGCTCCCGCTACTACGTCAACAGCCTCTCCACCGCCGCCCGTTCACGGATCAGCGGCTACCTCAACTTCGACATGATCGGCTCGCCGAACCCCGGGTACTTCGTCTACGACGACGACCCGGCCATCGAGAAGACCTTCAAGACGTACTACGCCGGCCTCGGCGTGGCGACCGAGATCGAGACCGAGGGCGACGGCCGCTCCGACCACGCGCCCTTCAAGAACGCGGGCGTGCCGGTGGGCGGGCTGTTCAGCGGGGCGGACTACGTCAAGACGGCGGCGCAGGCGGCCAAGTGGGGCGGTACCTCGGGGCTGGCCTTCGACCGCTGCTACCACTCGTCGTGCGACACCACGGCCAACATCAACGACACGGCCC includes:
- a CDS encoding VOC family protein, which gives rise to MTQTTPTPLHWKLVVDAGAPHAQADFWAAALHYVVEDNDALIQRLLELGALPREATVEYHARLAFRDLIAVRHPDDPYDKDSGTGLGRRLLFQRVPEAKTVKNRLHLDVHAADGQRAAEVERLTGLGASVLREVKEQGGEWVVMADPEGNEFCVQ
- a CDS encoding MFS transporter codes for the protein MGARAWALLLVLCGTIFLEGADIAMMAVAIPSIRSDLGLATDTAAWVVSAYVLGYAGFTLLGGRAADLLGRRRMFLIWLTVFLAFSGLGGLATEGWMLVVARFVTGVSSAFMTPAALSLITTSYEEGPRRTKALLVFAGTGAGGFSLGLVIGGLLTALGWRWVFFAPVLMAAALLLAAFRLIPRRPVPTPTGHGFDLLGALTAAGAMLLAAYTVVRLEHGLDAWWSTTASGLGALLLGAAFVGVERRAANPLVRLGILRTGPVVRADLGALLFVGAFFGFQFVVTLYLQELRGWSSVQTAIALVIMGCDAVLAPTLTPRLVARFGNTRVIVGGFLLAVLAYGLFLPVGMDWPYLAMFPTLIIAGTAFALAYGPLTIAATDGVAESEQGLAGGLLHTATQFGSAIGISAVTAVYGLALGEAGDSGPEARLSAFRTALTVPVVMVVLGLVISLLSVRAVRRASQVSSVNASQTSANPAQRSGGMASPK
- a CDS encoding M28 family metallopeptidase, which produces MKLSVPGRVTATAVVATVSLLAGGSIAGAAPAGQPAVAAAPDIPVANVKAHLTQLQSIATANGGNRAHGRAGYKASLDYVKAKLDAAGFTTTVQQFTSSGRTGYNLVADWPGGDTNQVVMSGSHLDSVTSGAGINDNGSGSAAVLETALAVSRAGYQPTKHLRFAWWGAEELGLVGSRYYVNSLSTAARSRISGYLNFDMIGSPNPGYFVYDDDPAIEKTFKTYYAGLGVATEIETEGDGRSDHAPFKNAGVPVGGLFSGADYVKTAAQAAKWGGTSGLAFDRCYHSSCDTTANINDTALDRNSDAVAYAVWELSR